One Senegalimassilia faecalis genomic window, CGCGCATCTGGATGGACATGGTCACCTTCGGCTGGACCGTGGAGGCCGATATCGTCCCCGGGCTCACGGAGTGCCTCGTCCTGTGGGGCACGAACCCCGCCCAGTCCGATAACTCCGCCTTCTGGGGGCATATCCAATCCTATGCCGCCGGCGAGGGGTCTCTCGTGGTGATCGACCCGCGCAAGACCGAGGCCGCCGAGATCGCTGATTTGTGGCTGCCCGTGCGCCCTGGCACCGACGCGGTTTTGGCCCTGGGCCTTCTGAACGCGATCATCAGCGAGGGGCTTTGTGACGAGTCGTTCGTGGAGGCGTGGTGCCACGGCTTCGACGAGTTGGCGCGCTGTGTTGCCCCTTGGACGCCCGAGGAGGCGTCGAGGGTCTGCGGCGTGGACGCCGACGACATCCGCCGGGCCGCCCGCCTGTTCGGCTCGGCCCGCGCCGCCGCGCTGGTGTCCGGCCGCGGCATCGACCAGCTCGGGCGCGCAGTGCCCCACGTCCATCGGGCCATCTGCTGTCTGCGCGCTATCACCGGCAACGTGGATGTCCCGGGCAGCTGCCTTCTGGCGGAGGCGCCGGACTTCATAAGCGAGCAGGCCATGGAGCAGAGCGACGCGATGGCGCCCGGCTGCCGCACGGCGTCCCTCAACGCCGGGCGTACGCCCCTGCAGAGCTTCGAGGGCTACGACGCCCTGCGCGCTCTCACTGAAAGACACGGCCGCACGCCTCCCATGCGCTACCTCACCTCGGCCCTGCCCGACTACGTGCTCACCGCCATGGAAACCGGCGAGCCCTATCCGGTGCGGGCGCTCATCGTGAACGCCACCAACCCGCTGCTCACCTACGGCGACTCCGCCCGTGTGCGCCGGGCGCTTGCGGGCCTCGATCTGCTCGTGGTGCTCGAGTACCGCATGACACCCACGGCGGCTCTGGCCGATTACGTGCTGCCCGCGGCTGGCGCCCTCGAGCGGCCGGTGCTCCAGGTGCACGGCGGTGTGGCCAACGCGGCCTACGGCGGGCCCGCTGCGGTGGCGCCCCTTTACGAGCGCAAGCGCGACTACGACGTGTTCCGCGATCTGGGACTTCGCCTGGGCCAGGAGGATGCCTGGCCCGAGGAGACTTTGGAGGAGGCCTTTGCCGCGAGCTTGGCGCCCACGGGCCTTTCCTGGGACGAGTTCTGCGCCACGGGCCTGTACTGGCCCGCGCCCACGCCGCGCAAGCACGAGCTGCCCGGCGCAGACGGCGCGCCCCGGGGGTTCGCCACGACTACGGGAAAAATCGAGCTGGCGAGCGAGTTCCTTCCGCGCTTCGGTGGCTCGCGCGTGCCCGAGCCGATCGTGGTCGGCGCGTCTGGGCCCGGAGGGCGCGCCGCGTTCGGCGAGGTGGCGCCTCGGGACGGGGGCCTGCCCCTCACCCTGATCACCGGCGCGCGGCGCCAGCCCTACAACGGTTCCATGTACTTCGAGAACCCGCGCTTTCGGAAGGCGTGCCCGGCGCCACAGGCCACGGTGAGCCCCGCCACGGCGGCGGTCCTGGGCCTTGGGGTGGGGGATCCCGTCGAGGTTCGAACTGCCGTCGGCACGGCGCGGTTCCTTCTGGAGGTCGCTCCCATGCGCGACGACGTGGTGAGCGTCGACTACGGCTGGTGGCGTCCCGAGGAGGACGCATCCGCGCCGCACTTCGGCGCCATGGACGAGTCCAATGCCAACCACCTTACCAGCTGCACGGCCGAAGAGCCCCTGATCGGCACCTGGCGCTACAACGCGATTCCGTGCCATATCGCGCCCTTCGCCGGGCGACTCTCCTGGCAAGACGATAGAGAAGATACGACCATACCGAGAAAGGACGAGACAGCATGACCAACCGCAAGTGCGCCTTGCTCATCTTCAGCAAACCGCCCGTGCCCGGCCTCGTGAAGACGCGCCTCACGCGCGAGCGGGGCGGCATCCTTACGCCCGAGCAGGCCGCCGAGTTCTTCCGCCGCAGCCTCTACGACGTGAGCGAGCTTTCCATGCACGCGCTCATCGAGCTGCAGCGCGAGAACGACGCGGCCGTGGCCGCCGATCCGACGGCGGAGGCCGTCACCTACGACTTCTACGTGTCCACCACCCCGGCCGACAACGTCCAGCTCATGCGCGAGACCTACGAGGCTATCGGCCCGTGGCCCATGGAGGTGCACTACCTGACCGATGCGGGCGCCACCTTCGACGACCACTTCGACGACGCCTTCTCGCAGCTGTTCGCCTTGGGCTACGATGCGGTGGTGTCGGTGGGAGGCGACATTCCCACGCTGCCGAAGAGCCACATCACCCAGGCCTTCCAGTGGCTCGACTACTTCCGCTCCCTCGGCACGCCCGGTTTCGTGCAGGCGCCGTGCCAGGAGTGCGGCACGTCTTTGGTTGGCTGGTGCGCCGAAACCCCCATGGACAACCAGGGCGTCTACTACAACACCGGCGGCAAAGCGGCGCTCGACGCCTACGTGGAGAAGCTGAAGGCCACCGGCGCCCCCTCGGCGTACCTGTCGCCGGTGGCCGATGTGGACGAGGGGAGTGATCTGGCCCACGCCATCTCGTGCCTGCGCGCCATCGAGGAGGCGGCCCCGCACCAGGGGCTGTTTGTGCCCCGGCGCGTGCTCGACTGGATCAATTTCCTGGGGCTGAAGGTGACCACTCCCCCCAACGAGAACCACGACCCGCGCCAGTATATTGACAAGTAGGAAGCCATGGAAGAGACGTTGAAGGAGAGAACCGAGGCGCTGTGCCCGGAATGCCTCTTACCGCTGCCGGCCACCATTTCCGCTGATGGAGACGGCGTCGTGTGGATGGAGCGAACCTGCCCCGATCACGGGCTTGTTCGCACGCGCATCTGGCCCGATGCCGATCACTACCGCTGGCTGACCTCGCTGGCGCTGCCCAAGACGCCGCCCAAGCCCAACTGCGCGGCCTCGTCCCCCTGCCCGACGGGCTGCGGCACCTGCGCCCGCCACGAGCGGCGCGGCACGCTGCTGGAGATCGAGGTGACCCGCGCCTGCAACCTGCACTGTCCGGTGTGCTTCATGAGCGCCGAGGATCCCACGGGCGACCCGACGCTGGAGGAGATCGGCGCCATGTACGACGTCATCGCCCGCGCCGTGGGCACCGATGGGGCCGTGCAGCTCACTGGCGGCGAGCCCACCTGCCGCGCCGATTTGCCGGACATCATCCGCCTGGGCCGTAAGAAGGGCTTCTGGGGCATCGAGGTGAATACCAACGGGCTTGTCATCGCGAGTCGCCCGGGATATCTGGAACGCCTCGTGGAGGCGGGCCTCACCGGGGTCTACCTTTCCTTCGACGGTCTGACCGGGAGCGTGTACGAGGCCACCTGCGGTCGGGATATCCTGGACGTGAAGCGGCGCGCCATCGAGCGCTGCCGCGAGGCGGGCGTCCAGGTAGTGCTCTCCGTGGCCGTGGTGTCCGGCGAAAACGACGGTCAGCTCGGCGACCTTCTGCGCTTTGCGCTGGAGAACGCCGATGTGGTGGCGGGGCTCGCGTTGCAGCCCGCCTTCACCTCGGGCCGCTTCGAGGCCGAGGCTCCTGTGGCGCTCACGGCGGGGGACGTCATCTTCAAGATGGCCGAGCAGTCCGAGGGACTTTTGGATGCGGAGGACTTCTGGCCGCTCGGGTGCTCGAATCCGCTGTGCGATACGGGCACCTTCCTCGTGCGCGACCGCCGCGAGCCGTCCGAGCGCTATCACGCCTCCGGCTTCTACCCGGCCACCAAATCGATCACCTTCGAGGAGTACCGTGCGGCCTATAGCCCCGACAGCCCGCAAGGGTCGGTCATCCCCGACATCTTGGCCGCCCGCGGGGTGCCGGTGCACGACGGGCTTTCCATCATCGTGATGAACTACATGGACGCGAGCACGATGGACCTTCGCCGACTGCGCGAATGCTCCATGATGGTAACGGTGCCCGATGGGCGCGCCATCCCGTTCTGCTCGTACCATTTAACCGACGGCGCCGGGCGGCGCGTGTACGCCCCCTGGTGCAAGGAGGAGTTGAGGAGCCTGTGACCCAGAAGATCGAGCTTCACGAAGGCGCCCTGGAAGTAATGGAGGCGGCCCAGTTCGCCGACACGACCGCCGTGAGCCACGCCGTGCACTTCGACGGCGCGCTCTGCACCGGGTGCGGTTTGTGCGAGGCGTTCTGCCCCATGGAGGTCATCGCCATGGAGGACGGCCGTCCCGTGGCCGTGGCAGAGGAGGCCTGCTGGGGCTGCGAGACCTGCTCGGGCCAGTGCCCGGCCCATGCCATCCGCATCGAGGCCACGGCCCGGGCCGCGGCGGAGGCCGACGAGCCCTGCGCACCGCCGCTGGATGCCGCGACCCGCGAGCGCTACCGGGAGTGGGCGGCCGTCCTGCGCGAGGTGCTGGGGCTGCGCTGGCACCCCGTGGCCGTCTCGCTCATCCGGGCCGGCGAGCCTCTGCCCGACGTGCCCTTGCCCGAGGAGCGGCTGCGCTTTTGCCAGGCGCTCATGGCGGCCCGGCGCGGACGAGCGCTCATGATGCCCGTGAACCGCCATGCCTGCCCCGACGGCACCTCCATCTTGGGGTTGGCGCCCATCCCGAAGAAACTCGCCTCGGGGGAGCTGTACATCCTGTTCCACAAGCTGGACTCGGTGGAGGCGGCCCGTCGCATGGTGGCCGAGCGCCCGAGCCTGCCGCCGCGCTCGGTGCGCGCCACGGTGACCTGCCCTCTGGATGCGCCGCGCTGTACGGCGGAGGTGGTGGCCGTCGTCGGAACGCCGGAGCAGATGATGTGGCTCTCCATGGCCACGTCCTACTACACGGGGCACCGCCACGACTTCCATGCCTCGGGCTATAATGCCCAGTGCGTGGAGACGACGCTCATCCCGCTGACGTCCGGCGAGATCAACATCTCCTTCGGCTGCTACGGCTGCCGCGCCTCGTCGGATGTGGACGACACGCTCATGATGATGGGCATTCCCGTGACGCTCATGGACGACGTCGTGCGGGGCCTGCGCGAGCTGGGCCGCCGCGCCATCCCGCAGTCCCGCGACAAAGTGTACCTGCCACCGTTCTAGGAGGAATCCGTGACCGAGAGCCCCTTCTCCATACGCGACGGCCGCGAGGCCGATCTCGCCTATCTGAACGCCTACGCCGCCGCCGAGGGCATGGATGCGCTGCCCTCGGCGACAGGCGTGCGCGTCGCCGTCAACGACGAGGACGTGCCCGTGGGCTTCCTGCGCCTGCAGAAGGGGGAAAACGGCGTATTCCACGTGAACCCGGTCGTGTCCTGCGCCACCTGGCGCGGATGGGGCGTGGGGCGCGCGCTGGTGGAAGAGGCGCTCGCCCGCGTCGGCGAGCTGTACTTGGTGGCCCGGGGCGCCTCGGTTCCGTTCTATCGCGCCCTGGGCTTCAAGGAGGTGCCCTGGGACGCCATCGCCCCAACGATCGCCGCCGACTGCGACGGCTGCGAGATGCGCGGCGAGTGCGCCCCGCTGCCCATGGGAAAGAAGGTGCTATGAGCTGGAGTTCCGCTTTCGAGACCGTTTCCTGCGCCGCGGACCGGTGCCGCCGCTGCGGTGCGTGCGCGCCCCGCTGCGAGGTGCTGCAACCGGCGGGGGAGGCCCTGACCGTGGGCGGTCTCGCCGCCGCCTTTGCCGAGGCGGGCAACGCCGAGGGCGTCTTGGGGCTCGCCCACGCCCGCCCCGACCTCGTCTTCGCCGTGCGCCGCTGCTGCATGGACGGCTTCTGCACGCTCATCTGTCCCGACGGCATCGAGGCGCGGCCCGTGTTCGCGGCCCTGCGCGAGCTTCTGGCCCTGGCCGGCGTCACGGGCATCGACGGCTTTACCATGACCCAGGTCGATCGCGAGTGGCACATCTTCTCGGCCTACCGCGCCGTGCACGGCATCTACTACACTGATCTGCCCCTGTTGGAGAACGCCAGCGAGTGGGGCGCCGACACGCTGTTCTTCCCCGGATGCTCCCTGGCCAGCTACGCCCCCGAGCTCACGCGCGCGGTGTTCGCGTGGCTGAGGGAGCAGGGGATGGAAGTGGCCCTTTCCGTGGACTGCTGCGGGAGCCCTTTGCGCTCGGGCGGTTTCGCCGACCGCTGCGAGGCCTTCAAGCACCGGCTTGCGGAAAGGGCCGTTTCGGCGGGCATCAAGCGAGTGGTGCTCGTTTGTCCCGGCTGCCGCGACGAATGGGAGACGGCCGAGGGCGCCGAGGGTCTTGAGCTCATCGCGCTGCCGGAGCTTCTGGCGGCGGCAGGAGCGAAGCCGCTGCCCGAGAAGCTGAGGGCCCTGGCTGGGAACGAGGCGCCGGTGGTCACGTTCTTCGACTCGTGCCACGACCGCGACGGGCGCTTCGGCGGTCCTTTGCGCCGCATCTTCGACGACGGCGCCTGCGTGGAATGCGCCCACCACGGCGCCAACGCGGTCTGCTGCGGCGCTGCCGGGGCCGTGTCCCTGGTCGATCAGGGCATCTGCGACCGTCGCGCCCGCCGCGCGCTCGACGAGGAGCCCCGCGCCGCCGGCGCCGAGCTCGTCGTGGCCAACTGCCCCACCTGCGCCTACACCTTCGCCGCCGCCCGCCGCGCCGATGC contains:
- a CDS encoding (Fe-S)-binding protein, with product MGLAHARPDLVFAVRRCCMDGFCTLICPDGIEARPVFAALRELLALAGVTGIDGFTMTQVDREWHIFSAYRAVHGIYYTDLPLLENASEWGADTLFFPGCSLASYAPELTRAVFAWLREQGMEVALSVDCCGSPLRSGGFADRCEAFKHRLAERAVSAGIKRVVLVCPGCRDEWETAEGAEGLELIALPELLAAAGAKPLPEKLRALAGNEAPVVTFFDSCHDRDGRFGGPLRRIFDDGACVECAHHGANAVCCGAAGAVSLVDQGICDRRARRALDEEPRAAGAELVVANCPTCAYTFAAARRADAASGEGAAGPAFCQYLELLFEPGFDWPGVFGRLESMWSGEYGPWLAQELL
- a CDS encoding radical SAM protein, whose protein sequence is MEETLKERTEALCPECLLPLPATISADGDGVVWMERTCPDHGLVRTRIWPDADHYRWLTSLALPKTPPKPNCAASSPCPTGCGTCARHERRGTLLEIEVTRACNLHCPVCFMSAEDPTGDPTLEEIGAMYDVIARAVGTDGAVQLTGGEPTCRADLPDIIRLGRKKGFWGIEVNTNGLVIASRPGYLERLVEAGLTGVYLSFDGLTGSVYEATCGRDILDVKRRAIERCREAGVQVVLSVAVVSGENDGQLGDLLRFALENADVVAGLALQPAFTSGRFEAEAPVALTAGDVIFKMAEQSEGLLDAEDFWPLGCSNPLCDTGTFLVRDRREPSERYHASGFYPATKSITFEEYRAAYSPDSPQGSVIPDILAARGVPVHDGLSIIVMNYMDASTMDLRRLRECSMMVTVPDGRAIPFCSYHLTDGAGRRVYAPWCKEELRSL
- a CDS encoding GNAT family N-acetyltransferase, which encodes MTESPFSIRDGREADLAYLNAYAAAEGMDALPSATGVRVAVNDEDVPVGFLRLQKGENGVFHVNPVVSCATWRGWGVGRALVEEALARVGELYLVARGASVPFYRALGFKEVPWDAIAPTIAADCDGCEMRGECAPLPMGKKVL
- a CDS encoding molybdopterin-containing oxidoreductase family protein, with protein sequence MSESVERPSNCQYCGYACAVIATVEEGRVTRLRPDPARYPYGASVMASCKRWPMNVGALDAPDRVNYPLRRVGERGSGRWERVSWDEALDDIAARLSALAEEHGPATLASAIGGPHCSFWPLHRFMSRFGSPNNMGIGQICWNPRIWMDMVTFGWTVEADIVPGLTECLVLWGTNPAQSDNSAFWGHIQSYAAGEGSLVVIDPRKTEAAEIADLWLPVRPGTDAVLALGLLNAIISEGLCDESFVEAWCHGFDELARCVAPWTPEEASRVCGVDADDIRRAARLFGSARAAALVSGRGIDQLGRAVPHVHRAICCLRAITGNVDVPGSCLLAEAPDFISEQAMEQSDAMAPGCRTASLNAGRTPLQSFEGYDALRALTERHGRTPPMRYLTSALPDYVLTAMETGEPYPVRALIVNATNPLLTYGDSARVRRALAGLDLLVVLEYRMTPTAALADYVLPAAGALERPVLQVHGGVANAAYGGPAAVAPLYERKRDYDVFRDLGLRLGQEDAWPEETLEEAFAASLAPTGLSWDEFCATGLYWPAPTPRKHELPGADGAPRGFATTTGKIELASEFLPRFGGSRVPEPIVVGASGPGGRAAFGEVAPRDGGLPLTLITGARRQPYNGSMYFENPRFRKACPAPQATVSPATAAVLGLGVGDPVEVRTAVGTARFLLEVAPMRDDVVSVDYGWWRPEEDASAPHFGAMDESNANHLTSCTAEEPLIGTWRYNAIPCHIAPFAGRLSWQDDREDTTIPRKDETA
- a CDS encoding TIGR04282 family arsenosugar biosynthesis glycosyltransferase, with translation MTNRKCALLIFSKPPVPGLVKTRLTRERGGILTPEQAAEFFRRSLYDVSELSMHALIELQRENDAAVAADPTAEAVTYDFYVSTTPADNVQLMRETYEAIGPWPMEVHYLTDAGATFDDHFDDAFSQLFALGYDAVVSVGGDIPTLPKSHITQAFQWLDYFRSLGTPGFVQAPCQECGTSLVGWCAETPMDNQGVYYNTGGKAALDAYVEKLKATGAPSAYLSPVADVDEGSDLAHAISCLRAIEEAAPHQGLFVPRRVLDWINFLGLKVTTPPNENHDPRQYIDK
- a CDS encoding DUF169 domain-containing protein; this translates as MQGGVEEPVTQKIELHEGALEVMEAAQFADTTAVSHAVHFDGALCTGCGLCEAFCPMEVIAMEDGRPVAVAEEACWGCETCSGQCPAHAIRIEATARAAAEADEPCAPPLDAATRERYREWAAVLREVLGLRWHPVAVSLIRAGEPLPDVPLPEERLRFCQALMAARRGRALMMPVNRHACPDGTSILGLAPIPKKLASGELYILFHKLDSVEAARRMVAERPSLPPRSVRATVTCPLDAPRCTAEVVAVVGTPEQMMWLSMATSYYTGHRHDFHASGYNAQCVETTLIPLTSGEINISFGCYGCRASSDVDDTLMMMGIPVTLMDDVVRGLRELGRRAIPQSRDKVYLPPF